The proteins below come from a single Benincasa hispida cultivar B227 chromosome 4, ASM972705v1, whole genome shotgun sequence genomic window:
- the LOC120076818 gene encoding protein KTI12 homolog has product MALVVICGQPCSGKSTAALCLAEVLKESNVKQAVRIIDETSLHLDRNQSYANMPAEKNLRGVLRSEVDRSVSKDSIVIVDSLNSIKGYRYELWCLARGTGIRYCVLYCDVEETNCRKWNEVRREKGEANYDDKIFEDLVRRFERPDSRNRWDSPLFALFPHKDGIEKSSQVILDAVSYLTKTVDSKSRDVKILQPTIATQNSRFSEANSLYELDKATQEVVNAIVEAQALGGPLNSIPLGQELPTINISRSVGLPELRRLRRTFIKLTGQTSLSGPPPPSDAESAKRMFIDYLNRELGTA; this is encoded by the coding sequence ATGGCATTGGTTGTGATCTGTGGCCAGCCATGCAGTGGGAAGTCCACTGCGGCACTCTGCTTAGCTGAAGTTCTCAAGGAATCAAATGTAAAACAAGCCGTTAGGATAATTGATGAAACTTCCCTTCATTTGGATCGGAATCAGAGCTATGCCAATATGCCTGCTGAAAAGAATCTAAGAGGAGTTCTGAGATCTGAAGTTGACAGATCTGTATCTAAAGATAGCATTGTCATTGTAGACTCCTTGAACAGTATAAAGGGTTATCGATATGAACTGTGGTGTTTGGCCCGGGGAACAGGAATCAGGTACTGTGTGCTGTACTGTGACGTGGAAGAAACCAATTGTAGGAAGTGGAACGAAGTGCGGCGAGAGAAAGGAGAAGCAAACTAtgatgataaaatatttgaagatcTGGTCAGAAGGTTCGAGAGACCAGATAGTAGAAATAGATGGGACTCGCCATTGTTCGCGTTATTCCCACATAAAGATGGAATAGAGAAATCATCTCAGGTCATTCTAGATGCTGTATCATACCTGACTAAAACAGTGGACTCGAAGTCTCGAGATGTGAAAATTTTACAGCCAACAATTGCTACTCAGAACTCCCGATTTTCGGAGGCGAATTCTCTATATGAGTTGGACAAAGCAACGCAAGAGGTGGTTAATGCTATTGTAGAAGCACAAGCCCTGGGAGGGCCTCTGAATAGTATCCCTCTGGGTCAGGAATTGCCAACGATCAACATTTCAAGGTCGGTTGGACTACCAGAGCTTCGGAGACTACGGAGAACTTTCATTAAACTAACAGGGCAAACTAGTTTAAGCGGACCACCGCCACCTTCTGATGCGGAGAGCGCCAAGAGGATGTTTATTGACTACCTGAATAGGGAACTGGGGACTGCTTGA
- the LOC120076609 gene encoding erlin-2-B, producing the protein MDRNQPLQPPSPQPRPPESGGSFSSILAVFASFIAIFSMVLIPSQSNLKSSFSILHQVPEGHVGVYWRGGALLKTITDPGFHLKLPLLTQFVPVQVTLQTDQVRDIPCGTKGGVMINFEKIEVVNRLRKEYVYDTLVNYGVNYDNIWIYDKIHHEINQFCSSHSLQQVYIDVFDQIDEKMKDALQGDCTRYAPGIEIISVRVTKPTIPNSIKKNFEDMEVERTKVLIAIERQRVVEKEAETNKKMAISEAEKNANVSRILMEQRLMEKESSRRQQEIDNHIYLAREKSLADANYYRGLKEAEANKLKLTPQFLELKFIEAIADNTKIFFGDKVPNMIFDQRLLGNFLHQVAENESRKAHGEGNLEM; encoded by the exons ATGGATCGTAATCAGCCACTGCAACCGCCATCTCCGCAGCCGCGTCCTCCAGAATCCGGCGGCAGTTTCTCATCCATACTCGCAGTTTTCGCCTCCTTCATCGCCATCTTTTCCATG GTGCTGATTCCATCTCAATCAAACTTGAAAAGTAGCTTTTCTATTTTACACCAAGTACCAGAGGGTCATGTGGGAGTATATTGGAGAGGAGGTGCCCTTCTGAAGACAATAACGGATCCAG GTTTCCATTTGAAGTTGCCGCTGTTAACCCAGTTCGTGCCTGTTCAAGTGACCCTCCAGACAgatcaa GTGAGGGATATTCCATGTGGTACTAAGGGGGGTGTAATGATTAACTTCGAGAAAATAGAG GTTGTCAATCGCCTCCGCAAAGAATATGTGTATGACACCCTGGTCAACTATGGTGTGAATTATGATAACATATGGATATATGACAAGATTCATCATGAAATCAATCAGTTTTGTAGCTCTCACAGTCTTCAGCAAGTTTATATTGATGTGTTTGATCAG ATTGATGAAAAGATGAAAGATGCTCTCCAAGGTGACTGTACACGTTATGCTCCAGGTATTGAAATAATCAGTGTTCGTGTAACCAAACCTACCATCCCAAATTCTATCAAAAAGAACTTTGAAGACATGGAAGTGGAACGTACAAAG GTTCTAATTGCCATAGAGAGACAAAGGGTAGTGGAGAAAGAGGCAGAGACCAATAAAAAGATGGCAATTAGTGAAGCCGAGAAGAATGCTAATGTTAGCAGGATCCTCATGGAACAGAGATTGATGGAGAAGGAGAGTTCCAGGAGGCAGCAAGAAATTGATAACCACATCTATCTTGCTCGTGAAAAAAGTCTCGCAGATGCCAATTATTACCG TGGATTAAAAGAAGCAGAAGCCAACAAGTTGAAGCTTACACCCCAGTTTCTCGAGCTTAAATTTATCGAGGCCATTGCTGATAATACAAAGATTTTCTTTGGGGACAAG gttccAAACATGATTTTCGATCAGAGGTTGCTCGGAAACTTCCTGCATCAGGTGGCAGAAAATGAATCAAGAAAAGCCCATGGGGAGGGAAACTTAGAAATGTAG
- the LOC120075486 gene encoding putative pentatricopeptide repeat-containing protein At1g26500 codes for MAAIINRRIIINKFSFTFIFHQRFTPFTSDSTVAATPHNNIPPPINPTHLRRVCTVLYQQQNSPDLKLHSKLLACNFNLSHEFFLQVCNTFPLSWRPVYRFFQFTETDPNFTHTAVSFNKLIDVVGKSRNIDLLWGLVQEMGRRRLVTDKTFVVALRTLAAARELKKCVEFFHLMDGYGFGYSLVTLNKVVEKLCGCKLVDEAKFLVMKLNEWIKADGVTYKWLIKGFCNVGDLIEASKIWNLMVDEGFEPEMEAVEEMMNVLFKTNKFVEALKLFQAVRSDRMNDLIPSTYSLTIRWLCNKAKVKQAYVVFNKMHKRGLEADNSVHSSLIYGLLARGRRREAYDIMKRIEKPDLGVYHALIKGLLRLKRANEATQVFREMIERGCEPIMHTYIMLLQGHLGKRGRKGLDPLVNFDSIFVGGLVKSGKSLEATKYVERLMKRGLEVPRFDYNKFLHYYSNEEGVVMFREVGNRLREAGLVDLADIFQRYGEKMTTRDRRRNRAAMDLK; via the coding sequence ATGGCAGCCATTATAAATCGACGAATTATTATCAATAAGTTCTCATTTACCTTCATCTTTCATCAACGTTTTACGCCCTTTACATCCGATTCCACGGTGGCCGCCACTCCCCACAACAATATTCCTCCGCCAATCAACCCGACTCACCTCCGCCGTGTCTGTACCGTTCTATATCAGCAACAGAACTCCCCCGATCTCAAGCTTCACTCCAAACTTCTCGCCTGCAATTTCAACCTCTCACATGAATTCTTCCTCCAGGTATGCAACACCTTTCCTCTCTCATGGCGTCCCGTTTATCGCTTCTTCCAATTCACTGAAACCGACCCTAATTTCACTCACACGGCGGTGTCTTTTAATAAGTTGATTGATGTTGTTGGGAAATCACGAAATATCGACCTCTTATGGGGTTTGGTTCAGGAAATGGGCCGGCGGCGGTTGGTTACCGATAAAACCTTTGTTGTTGCTCTGAGAACTTTGGCGGCGGCCAGAGAGTTGAAGAAGTGTGTAGAGTTTTTCCATTTGATGGATGGATATGGGTTTGGTTATAGTTTAGTGACTTTGAATAAAGTAGTTGAGAAATTGTGTGGCTGTAAATTAGTAGATGAGGCTAAATTTTTAGTTATGAAATTgaatgaatggatcaaagctgaTGGGGTTACTTATAAATGGTTGATTAAGGGATTTTGCAATGTGGGGGATTTGATTGAAGCTTCAAAGATATGGAACTTAATGGTGGATGAAGGGTTTGAACCTGAAATGGAAGCTGTGGAGGAGATGATGAATGTTCTTTTCAAGACCAATAAATTCGTTGAAGCTTTGAAACTTTTCCAAGCAGTGAGATCAGACAGGATGAATGATTTGATTCCTTCAACTTACAGTCTTACGATAAGATGGTTGTGTAACAAAGCTAAGGTGAAGCAAGCGTATGTCGTGTTCAACAAAATGCATAAGAGAGGACTTGAAGCTGATAATTCAGTACATTCTTCACTAATTTATGGGCTTTTAGCAAGAGGGAGGAGGAGAGAAGCTTATGACATAATGAAAAGAATTGAGAAACCTGATTTGGGTGTATATCATGCATTGATTAAAGGACTTTTGAGATTAAAAAGGGCGAATGAAGCAACCCAAGTTTTTAGGGAAATGATAGAAAGAGGGTGTGAGCCTATAATGCACACATATATAATGTTGTTGCAAGGACATTTAGGGAAAAGGGGGAGGAAAGGATTGGATCCACTTGTGAATTTTGATAGTATATTTGTTGGAGGTTTGGTGAAGAGTGGGAAGTCATTGGAGGCCACAAAGTATGTGGAGAGACTTATGAAAAGAGGGCTTGAAGTGCCAAGGTTTGATTATAACAAGTTTTTGCATTACTATTCAAATGAGGAGGGAGTGGTAATGTTTAGAGAGGTGGGGAATAGGTTGAGAGAAGCTGGGTTGGTTGATTTGGCTGATATATTTCAGAGATATGGGGAGAAAATGACCACTAGAGATAGGAGGAGAAATCGAGCAGCAATGGATTTGAAATGA